From the genome of Buteo buteo chromosome 4, bButBut1.hap1.1, whole genome shotgun sequence:
AGACTTGCAATGAAGTTAGAAAACACTGTTCACTTTTATGTCCCTTTAAAAGTAGTGTAACAAAATCTCTGAGATTAATTTAGATTTCTAAGTGTGATGTAACAGGCTTCAGGATCTGACTTAATGATagttaatgcttttaaaacttcCCTTCCTTGCCAGCAAGACAAGGGTAATTAGATTGCATATGCAGCTTCTGTGAATGTTCAGTGTTGGTATTATTGCAAGACTTAAACTTTTGCCTATATGTTTTTgccaacacttaaaaaaaacccaaacaaacctgccctaaaaaccccaaactcaacACAAACTGTTTTAGAAAGTTTCTATGCAAAGATGCTGTAAACAGCTAACTACCAATATGCCTGTTCACCTCATAGGTAACTTAGTTACTTTTATTATTAGAAATTGTGTGCTGGAGGGGGGAACTGTATTCTGCAAAATGACATAGATACTTATGTACGATGTCTGACCAGAGccattttttctctctagaTCCCTTGCAAGCATGTTTTCTGCTATGACTGTGCTATACTACATGAGAAAAAGGGAGACAAGATGTGTCCAGGGTAAGTTATCTCAAGATTTGTTATTAAAGGAAATGTAGGAAAGTAACTTAAATATCTTATTTCAGATACTGTATTAACATGGTTCTGATTTATGTATGTTTagcaaaggcaggagaggactCTCTACTACACCACTTGATTATAGTTTCATATCCCATATTTTGGGATTGTAAGACATCAGTGTTTACTTTGCTGTTTAAGTATTTGGGTGGGTAACCTGTTATTGCTCTaatatgaaaaagaataaatggcaGTTTGATTTACTTAGTAAGAGTGACTCTCGGTAAGTCAATGCACAGAAGGAATTTGTGAGAGAGTGATGCTATTTATAAATTTCCACCTTGTgaaatttttatgttctttcatAGTTGTGTTTGGAGACTTAAAAACTAGATAAACTTCAAAGTcaatgaaatgtttctttcactgctacagtggggaaaaaattgtcAGTTCTAATTTGGGTAATATGGTAAACTGGTTaacttttaacaaaaaaaaaaaaaaattgcagattgAGCTCTGTGATGACAATAAACCAATATTCTTTTCTGATTTAGCTGTAATGAACCTGTGCAGCGAATTGAGCAGTGTGTGCGAGGGTCTCTCTTCATGTGTAGCATTGTTCAAGGGTGCAAGAGAACTTACCTGTCACAGAGGGACTTGCAAGCACACATCAACCACCGTCATATGAGAGCTGGAAAGCCTGTTACTCGTCCTCCAATTGAACCTGTACATCCTCCTATTGCCCCACCACCTGCTGAAATTCCTGAGCGTTTCATAATGCCACCTGAGAAACATCATATGAGCCACATCCCGCCAAAGCAGCACATCATGATGCCACCACCTCCTTTGCAGCATGTGCCACATGAGCATTATAACCAGCCTCACGAAGACATTCGTGCGCCTCCTGCAGAGATGTCAATGGCTCCACCGCCACCTCGCCCAGTCAGTCAGGACACCTTCCGCATTTCAACGAGAAAACACAGCAACTTAATAACAGTCCCTATTCAGGATGATTCGAATTCAGGTGCTCGAGAACCACCTCCACCAGCCCCTGCACCTGCTCATCATCATCCTGAATACCAGGGTCAGCCAGTGGTATCGCACCCTCATCATATTATGCCTCCACAGCAACATTATGcaccacccccaccaccaccaccaccaataAGCCATCCgctgcagcatcctccccaggcagcaggTACTCCTCACATGGTATATAGCCAAGCTCCTCCACCACCAATGacctctgctcctcctccaatAACCCCGCCACCTGGACATATAATTGCCCAGATGCCACCGTATATGAATCATCCTCCTCCAGgacctccccctcctcagcacGGAGGCCCCCCTGTGAATGTAAatgctccccctccccatcactATAATCCTAACTCTTTGCCACAGTTCAGTGAAGATCAAGGAACTCTTAGTCCCCCTTTCACACAGCCTGGGGGAATGAGTCCAGGGATATGGCCAGCTCCAAGGGGGCCGCCTCCACCTCCAAGGATGCAAGGGCCTCCTGCTCAGGCCCCTCTTCCTGGACCACACCACCCTGATCAAGCCAGATACAGACCCTACTACCAGTGATACGAGCAGTTATATGAATAGAGAGTGCTATGAAGAGGATAAAACTATATACAACAGCCttttaattaattgttttggggttattttgttgtggtttggttttttggttggtttttttttttaaatactgtcatTTTGACTGTAAGACTTTGGGGATTTGAAtcttaaatgatttttaagCCTTGGCCGTAGGACTCTGACTTCAAATATTCCGTAGTGCTAAAATAAGTGGCTTAGTAGACCACAGTTGCATTTTAACAGAACTTCTATCTCTAGTGTGGCTAAATTGTCCTAAGATGAACACTTGTAATATTATTTCCTGGAGAAAATGAACACGTGTTGTACCATTCTGAATATTGTTTTTGTTAAATCCAGTGTTTAGTTTCACTTGTGATACATTTTTGTTAACCTGTGTACAATAATTAAATTGAAATATGGTTGTAAAAGTGGTGAGTTTTGATCTGAAGTCAACACCGACATAGTTTCGGGACACCATTTTGGCACTAATACTTTCCAAATGGGGGAAACTGAGGGAACTTCTAATATTTCTCTTACTAACAGTTACCATTACTTATAACGAATTCAGGCTATGATGAATTCATGGCATTAGAACATGCAGAATactgcatttcagctttttttcttctttatgcaGCAAGGTAAAGTTATCAGAAATAACAGCTTTGGGTGTGACATGAAACCATGTTAATAATAtgctgtttgtttggggtttggtggggttttttttgtttgttctcgTTTGGGTTCttggggttgggtttggggtttttttgtttgtttgttttaaagctagTTTTGATTCAGAAGGTTCTGTTTACACGTACACTACTCACTGGAGTTGAACTCAAACTATTGTGTTTACCTATGAGTATGTTTGTGCTGGAGTGTCTGCGAATTGGCTTGCCATGTCTGTGAGAAGCAGGTTATTTTAGGTAGGGAAGTGGTGTTTGCCTCTGTCactttatataaatatgtacaGTAGGAAAACATCCCATTTGGATAACCCGAAAGACGTGGTCTGAAATCCCATATGTagatataaagaaataaaaagctataCGTTCTTTATCTGTTTCAATTTTGTGATACAGATTTAATTGAAGAGACAATAGTTAGAtcttctgttttactttttttcaaaaagtagcAATACAAGCAGGCCCTCAGGTCTGTTTTGGTCCCAAATTTATGTTTTATAAGTATACTTTTGAACAGAAATATAGTACACATAAAATGAGAATGTTCTTTTTTAGTGCAGCTGGTAGCAGAACCAGAGAATAATAAGTACTGTCTGTTGTTTGGAGTGCTTATCTTTGCATTTCTAATCAATGTTAGTGCTGaacctttgttttttttcaaaatgccacATTTCTAGCAGTGGCGCTTTTAGACGAAGAAATCCTTTGGGTTTTTGCTAAGGTTTGTAATTTCCTACTGTTCTTGAATAGTCTGAACCATCTTAAAGCCTCAGCGGtagtatttcttttgtaaacCTTTTTTCCTGCCTCATAAGTGTTAAACTTATGGAAGAGCTTTGTCAGTGGAATGTTCcaaattttgcagttttacgtataaactgcatatttttaattaccaGAGCAAGGGCTCTTTAGGTTTACTCTCTGTCTTTGACTGCCATTGATTTCCTTGTGGCCACAGGCAAATCTTTCAGATTgcctttcaaataaatatttctttagagATGTGCAAATAAATTCTGAGATCTACAAGTAAATTCTGGGGTATACAAATGGCCAGTGAGTGTCAACTGATTAGAAGTCTGCTTAGCTATAATACGCTTCTTTCTAAGACAGagttctttgttttggtttctctgaaaaataagtcattttaagtaaaacacactggagaagaaaaagaggctgaTTGTGATCGTGTGCTATGGTGCGGGGTTGGCTGaaaatttgtgtgtgtatgaagGCAAAAATGACCCTGCTAgcattattttgtttcagtaacTTAAGCACGTGGGGAACTTTCAAGGATCCTCTTTTGTCACTGTTAAATTACTTGGTAGGGGGTAAGCTTAGGCATGTTTATATTACAGCATAAAACTCCATCTGGGAGAAAAGCTGCATGTCTGATTAATACTCTTTGACTCTGCAAAGTCAAGCTTATGTGGGACGTACCTGTTTTAAACAGACTTACTGATGGTTCTAGGTACCAGCTTCATTTTGTTTAGGCTGCGAAGGTAACAGGTGCAGGTTTACAAGGACACCCTGTGACAGGCTGTTGTGCAGGGAGATGCGTCGACCTCACCAGTGCactctgttttggaaaacaagacATTTGGAAATTGGCTGTTACCTGTCAGTTGCAGGTGATGAGGAAATAAGGCAGCTCTTTCTAACATGCTAGTTTTTAGAAATAAGTCCGGTTGTGTACTTTTGTTATGTATTATCCAGTGTGTTGTGAAGCAGATGAAGGGTTCAAACTTCCTAATTCTGGGTGCAAAGCTGTTCTTGAAGTTAGTGATAAAGTGCTGCTCTGAAAATGCTGAGGCAGTTGAATTGATTAAGGGAAAACAGCAGACTTTGCTCTATCAAAAAGCACTGAAGGAGAAATgtgtgagaattttttttctctttatgtttGAGGGAAAGGTGAGGTATGTCATACAATGACGTATGTCCCACAAAAATCAGTGGGATCCCTTGAATTGTTTAGTGACCATGGATCAAAAGTCTTTGTGATAGAGGAGTTACTGAAAAGTCATCTTACATAGGCAGGACTTGGACTTGGGTCAAATTTCTGTGTCCTGCTTGCATAGGAAgacataaatactttttttttatttatttattaagccTTAAGCATACCTACGTAACTAAGGGTACTGTTGATGCTTTCATATTtacaaagttaaaaaatgtCTCTGTTGGTTGAAACCCTatgaaaactgtctttttaatttgtttatagggttttgctgtgttttgggttgtttggggtttttttcctcgcTTGATTGGTTCGGgtatatttgcaaaataaatgattGTTTTAGTGTGAAGTTCAGAAATTCATGTATTGTATTTAATTGTATAATTGACAGTCTTAGAAATGGTGAGATGTAATTGTGAATTCTTTGCATTCATACTTACATCTTCCTGTAAAGACAAATATTTGAATTGAATTAGTTATGTTTCTTTTGAATAAATATCCCTGTCTGTGGCAGTGATCTCCCTCCCAAGGCACTGCCAAGCACATCTCAAGTTTGGAAGACAACTGTGACGACATTTAAATTTGTCAGCCATTGTAGGTTCCTCTAATAATGTCAcataagggaaggaaaaggagtttGATGATGGTTTATGCCCACCATGGAATGAATGAAAAGATACCAGCAGATGGCCTGAAAACATCCGTGGTTTAGATGCTTGTCTCCTCACGCTCTTATCTTTAATTCTATCTGTAACTGCTTAAAGGATTGCCTGCAACCATGCATACTTTACAACAAGCAGGCTAATTGCGTGAACATGTACTTTTatgtttggtggggttttttttaaatactattaaCATAAAGATTGGTTATCTAGATGTATCAAATTCTGTTTGTTAAAACCTAAAGTGGAAGTAACTCGTATTCATTCCGTGTTAGAGTTTGCACACATAGCAAGGGAGAAAAGTTGTCTTCTGTATTATGTTAAGTCAAGTGTTCTCAAAAGCACATTTGCGGATATGCTTTCTCTGTGGATTGAGTCTGAATGCACCTctgttcttaaaatgttttctgctctgtaaaATTTGTGTCTGATTTTGTTGCATTTCTCTCTGCATGCATTGCTGTGTTGCTGACAAAAGCATGCACAGGTTCACATCAGAAGGTACTGTCAAGCCTGGGAAACTGGAGAAGCACAGTGGATTGTAGTTGCAACATAATAGTGAATGTTTGGGAAATAAGTTTGAACTTTTCCTGTTCATATATATATCTGACATTACAGGGTCCAATGCAGCAGAGAAATGTGCAAGgtttatattaattttcatcCTGACTACATTTCTAAAGGAAATGTCAGTATTATAGAAGTTGTATTTcccctgctttttatttcatggtGTTAAAAACAATTCTTAGCAATTGTTAAATCATCTTTATGTAGTAATGGTGCCCTCACAACTGTGAGGTTCTTCACTGTGTTCAGGTATGTTACATTCACACTGATGATTGATTTATACTGACCAGTTTGTAAACTGAACTAGCTGCATTTGGGCATTGTGAGAATAATGAAGTTTAAAGCTCCTTTTAGTCTTGACTTAGTCTTAAGACAGAGCAACTTTAGAAACTTTTCCTACTGTGAGTTGTATCTCCTTGTTCTCTAAATATGGGGCTTTaatttgttgttgggttttttttttaaattgttttccattCTGACTCGGTTCATGACTACAAGagattaaaagattaaaaaatccGACATATGTCCGGAAAAGTGTGGGTGGAATAGCAGCAGGAAATTTGCAAGTTACTCAGTCATCTTGAAacttttatctttcattttgatAATAGAATATAAGTGATTCTGGAGTGCTAGTAGGACTGATTGTAATACACTTCTGTTAATGGAAAGAGTCATTATGTATGCAAGTGGGCAGGAATGTTTCCACTTTCATGTAGTAATGTTTCACAAAAGAACTTCAGCTTAACtgcttaaaaaacccccaaataagtaattttaaatagatgTAAATATGTGTCAGTTGAcaagttttcttcagttttatttgtgaAAACTAATGCTTGAACACAGCTCCAAGATAATTTATGGTGAATTATTTCCTACACTTAATAAAATCACATAAGTACTAATGAGAGTTCCTGCACTTGTTCTTTGCCATTTCTGGATCAGGGAAGCTTTCAGGTATTTTCTTAGGAAGCAAAAGGGAGAAGGTGTTTTCTTAAGAAgagtgagaaaagaaagctgtctATATTCAACATAGGGATGAGGAATAGAGAATTGTGAGTGACATTTCTTTCCAGTAAAGAAGTGCttagagatattttttccttaagagaAACCTAGTTTGaaattgaaaaaacaaacaaacaaaaaaacccaaaccaaaacaaaaaaccaaaacggGTTTGTGTCTTATAATGCTCTCTCCATTGGGCCCAAGACCTTGAATaactaaataattttgaattttttgtctctctttcaCACAGGCAATCTCTTCTGCACTGCAAAGTGAAAACCAGGCTTGAGAGTAGGCTTGAGCAGCCCAGGCTCCATGGCTTGTGCATTTTCTATCCCTCTTGCTGGCTGTAAAATGCCTTTTAGCTACCAAGCATCTGCACTGTGCTGAGGAGAGGTAGGCTCAGGATATGTGATGAATTGACACTATTATCTGTCAGCTCTCGAAAAAGAAAGCAGGTGTGAAATTTGCCTTTTAGCTTATTCTTGAGTAAAATATTAGAAAGTGGTGCATGGTATTATAGGTCTAACTGAGCAGCAACAGTGCTCAGTGGAAGAGCAGTATCTAGGTTTCCAGAGGTGCCTGTCTCAAGAATAAGCGGGTAAATCTGCATCACCACACTATCCCACAACAGAGCAAGGCATATGTGCTATGATATGCACGAGGGTAGACTGCCCAGAGGAACGTTAGTATTACAGCAACAGAgttaaatgcagaaataacCTAGTACCTGGAGCGGGAAATCGCATAATGCATCAGAAATGTGATGCTGCTGGTGTcgacattaaaaaataagtaggATGATTTAATATATCAGCCCAATCCAAATCAATGAATCATATTTGGATCTGAAAATGCTGTGTCTTCCCTGAACTATCTTCATGTTTTACAGTAGATACATCAGTCACTATGTACACTATGCTCATAGTAGTGAGCCAAAAACAAGTTTAATAACTCAGTCTACTAGGAATCTTACAAACCATAAGGAAAACTTTATACGAGTTATATACAAACTGAAGATAAAATATCATTCCCAACTATTAGTCTGttataaattacaaaatttgaaatatttatatattctcTAGTAACTGTACGGCTTGTCTACAAACTGTCAGAATAATATAGATATATGTACAAGTATTTGCAAATAGGGTTAACATTACCTGCTTCTTCAACTGTGGGTAGGCTGTCAGCAAggtatgaaatatgaaaattgtGTGATTTTTGCCTCCATGTATGTACATAAATACATTCCCATATGTACAAAGGCACATAAAGACTAACAAGGCCATTCCAAAACCTGGAACATAACCATCTGTAGTAAATTCTTCTTAAGGTATATGAATGTATCCTTCTGTCTTCATGCTCATCGCTGCGTCTGCATTCAACTTCTGTAAATTATGTTGTGTTGCTGGAGAATATTatatttggaaaattaaaactaaaattttgtttctgttggaATCtgtaggaaataaaaggaaataaatgtcaCCCTCTGTAAGGAACAGCCAGGATAGTTGCCCTCTGGTGAGTGATATGTAAGAATTTGCTCCTCTAAAGCATTTGTGTGGGAAGACTGTGGGCTGACATTGTTTCCTTATGGGGTTGCTGTGTGCTGGATACTGCCCTTCTCTTCATGATGAAAGGCTGTGTGTGTTCCTTTTCATCCCTGGCTCCAGACTCCCCTTCTGCCTGTGACATTTAGATACATGGGACTGATGCTGACATCTCCGCCACGTGGACGTGCTACTGGTGAGCTCCTCGTGGGGGAACCGTGGTGGACAGGCGAGGAGACCAGGTGAGAGCCTGGTGAGATGGTCTTCACCTACCTTCCCCCTGCAGGCTCTCAGAGTGCAAGGCAAGGCATGTGAGCAGAGCCCCACGCCTCTTACTCCTGTAAGGCTTTACCTTAAGTCCAATCCCGTCAATAAGCTGTCTGGGTGCTTTCTGCCCTTGGCTGACACAAGAGCTCAGGGATGAAGATGCTTTT
Proteins encoded in this window:
- the CBLL1 gene encoding LOW QUALITY PROTEIN: E3 ubiquitin-protein ligase Hakai (The sequence of the model RefSeq protein was modified relative to this genomic sequence to represent the inferred CDS: deleted 1 base in 1 codon), yielding MRHYTPQGAAAVPAGAARRPRLPPRPRRRARRERESRRSAAPRRPAALPGSGCSRAPCCPAAARPPRGDAASAVPQALPPLRTFSRRPPSPVSRPLPLPAAPFRSHSAPRRIMDHNDNDLQGTNSSGSLGGLDVRRRIPIKLISKQTNKTKPAPRTPRNMNRMPSKTQAGDEEEFDYNKEERYECKGGEMFGNQRRFPGPIFWDYKINLLGEKDDTPVHFCDKCGLPIKMYGRMIPCKHVFCYDCAILHEKKGDKMCPGCNEPVQRIEQCVRGSLFMCSIVQGCKRTYLSQRDLQAHINHRHMRAGKPVTRPPIEPVHPPIAPPPAEIPERFIMPPEKHHMSHIPPKQHIMMPPPPLQHVPHEHYNQPHEDIRAPPAEMSMAPPPPRPVSQDTFRISTRKHSNLITVPIQDDSNSGAREPPPPAPAPAHHHPEYQGQPVVSHPHHIMPPQQHYAPPPPPPPPISHPLQHPPQAAGTPHMVYSQAPPPPMTSAPPPITPPPGHIIAQMPPYMNHPPPGPPPPQHGGPPVNVNAPPPHHYNPNSLPQFSEDQGTLSPPFTQPGGMSPGIWPAPRGPPPPPRMQGPPAQAPLPGPHHPDQARYRPYYQ